A window of the Chloroflexus sp. Y-396-1 genome harbors these coding sequences:
- a CDS encoding cyclic nucleotide-binding/CBS domain-containing protein yields the protein MERTVGEVMHVGVLTCKRETPIQDVARQMSEQDVSALVVVDDDGYMVGLVSRTDLVNARLYEQYWKHWRGLTAGHIMVTDVVSVTPQDTLQHASRLMMERRIHRVVVVEPGEKGLRPIGVLSVTDVVRDIANE from the coding sequence ATGGAGCGAACAGTTGGTGAGGTGATGCACGTCGGCGTGCTAACGTGCAAGCGTGAAACCCCAATTCAGGATGTTGCCCGTCAGATGTCAGAACAAGATGTGAGTGCATTAGTGGTCGTTGATGATGATGGATACATGGTTGGATTAGTTTCCCGTACTGACCTGGTCAATGCACGGCTCTACGAGCAGTACTGGAAACACTGGCGCGGCTTAACGGCCGGTCACATTATGGTAACTGACGTTGTATCGGTCACGCCGCAGGACACCCTGCAACACGCCAGCCGGTTGATGATGGAACGTCGCATCCATCGGGTTGTGGTCGTCGAACCTGGTGAGAAGGGGCTGCGTCCGATTGGTGTGCTGTCAGTTACAGACGTGGTACGTGATATTGCTAATGAGTAG
- a CDS encoding EamA family transporter: MKLLSVYSPKLRPMLLVLSLLLTASALTVTGEVLLKIGINHVTTHVGAFTLDPKVLWATFTDWRVILGFALVFGGAIFWLGVISRVDLSFAYPLLALNYVIILIPSRILLNESISLMRLIGALIIVIGVIVITWGSGKS; this comes from the coding sequence ATGAAACTGTTATCCGTCTATTCACCCAAATTACGCCCTATGTTGCTGGTTTTATCCCTCTTACTCACTGCTAGTGCGCTGACCGTTACCGGTGAAGTTTTATTGAAAATCGGTATCAATCACGTTACAACCCACGTTGGCGCTTTCACCCTCGATCCAAAAGTTCTGTGGGCCACTTTTACCGACTGGCGCGTTATTTTAGGATTTGCACTGGTCTTTGGGGGGGCTATCTTTTGGTTGGGGGTTATTTCGCGCGTTGATCTCTCGTTTGCCTATCCGCTCCTGGCCCTCAACTATGTTATCATTCTGATCCCCTCACGCATTCTGCTGAACGAATCGATCTCGCTCATGCGCCTGATCGGTGCGTTGATCATCGTTATCGGCGTGATTGTGATTACGTGGGGCAGCGGTAAATCGTAA
- a CDS encoding class I SAM-dependent methyltransferase, translating to MFNVLLNQLSATPELWNRLRWLVEAGFTGEHLAIARELRPWYGDHRRFLDIGCGTGEFAGDFPPHRYVGVDPSLTYLRFAVQRRPGTYIAAHGEALPFADQTFDAGLILGVLHHLPDAKACAVMQEVYRVMRPGATILVMEDTPPPPGQNPLGHVMHVLDRGGYIRHDADYRVMFEQGFDIVRNYHLRSGICDYAVYVLRRRP from the coding sequence ATGTTTAATGTCCTGCTGAATCAACTAAGCGCTACGCCTGAACTCTGGAATCGATTACGCTGGCTGGTCGAAGCCGGTTTCACCGGTGAACATCTAGCAATTGCCCGTGAATTACGACCGTGGTATGGCGATCATCGCCGTTTTCTCGATATTGGCTGTGGTACTGGTGAGTTTGCCGGTGATTTTCCGCCTCATCGCTATGTGGGTGTTGATCCGTCGCTGACATATCTTCGGTTTGCTGTGCAGCGGCGTCCGGGCACTTACATTGCTGCTCATGGTGAAGCCTTACCTTTTGCTGATCAGACCTTCGATGCCGGTCTGATCCTTGGCGTCTTACACCATTTGCCTGATGCTAAGGCATGCGCCGTGATGCAAGAGGTCTATCGGGTTATGCGGCCAGGCGCCACAATTTTGGTGATGGAAGATACTCCGCCGCCACCCGGCCAGAATCCGCTCGGTCACGTCATGCATGTCCTTGATCGGGGTGGGTATATCCGTCACGATGCTGATTACCGGGTAATGTTTGAGCAGGGCTTCGATATTGTTCGCAATTATCACCTGCGTTCGGGTATTTGCGATTACGCCGTGTATGTTTTACGCCGACGACCATGA
- a CDS encoding class I SAM-dependent methyltransferase encodes MEKNEYTTMAAVELQHWWYGGMRAINAALLKRVVADGRHLRILDAGCGTGGDALFLQRYGTVVGLDIATEALALAQQRIPGYLVRGSVVQLPFADQSFDLVTSFDVLYHRAVINEQQALAEVRRVLRHDGWLLIRLPAYEWLRSQHDRQVHTRHRYTAGEVRRLLETNGFVIEHLTYALTILFPLSATVRLLERVLPAQKQESAMALPSRPVNALLRLPMMAEAAYLARGGHLPFGLSVVCLARL; translated from the coding sequence ATGGAAAAGAATGAATACACAACAATGGCAGCCGTTGAGCTGCAACACTGGTGGTACGGCGGTATGCGCGCCATCAACGCTGCGCTACTGAAGCGTGTCGTTGCTGATGGGCGTCATCTGCGAATTCTCGATGCTGGCTGTGGTACTGGCGGTGATGCGCTCTTTTTACAGCGCTACGGGACGGTTGTTGGGCTTGATATAGCAACCGAAGCGCTGGCATTGGCCCAGCAACGGATTCCGGGCTATCTGGTGCGTGGTTCAGTTGTGCAGTTACCGTTTGCTGATCAGAGTTTTGATCTTGTGACATCATTTGACGTACTGTACCATCGTGCGGTGATTAATGAACAACAGGCGTTGGCTGAAGTGCGTCGTGTCTTACGTCACGATGGCTGGCTGCTGATCCGCCTACCGGCATACGAATGGCTACGGTCGCAGCATGACCGTCAGGTTCATACTCGTCATCGTTACACGGCCGGAGAAGTGCGTCGTCTCCTTGAAACAAACGGTTTTGTCATCGAACATCTGACTTACGCCCTCACCATTCTCTTTCCGCTATCGGCAACGGTGCGCTTGCTCGAACGGGTTCTGCCGGCACAGAAGCAGGAGTCAGCGATGGCATTACCTTCCAGGCCGGTAAACGCTTTGTTGCGCTTACCAATGATGGCTGAAGCGGCGTACCTTGCCCGTGGTGGTCATTTACCGTTTGGTCTGTCAGTAGTGTGTCTGGCCCGATTATAA
- a CDS encoding cupin domain-containing protein gives MTDRPWIDLFPGVQRRRIALTERIYQMEVRLAAGSHVPLHSHPEDQVAYIVRGRLRFQLGDEIIEASAGSSVAIPGGTLHAVWTLEDTLAIDTFSPPRTDYLRVDGDV, from the coding sequence ATGACCGATCGCCCATGGATTGATCTGTTCCCCGGTGTCCAGCGTCGGCGGATCGCTTTGACCGAACGCATATACCAGATGGAAGTTCGTCTGGCAGCGGGCAGTCATGTGCCGTTACATAGCCATCCTGAAGATCAGGTAGCGTATATTGTGCGTGGTCGGTTACGTTTTCAGCTCGGTGACGAGATCATTGAGGCATCTGCGGGGAGTTCAGTCGCTATTCCCGGTGGTACCCTCCACGCAGTATGGACTCTCGAGGATACGCTCGCTATTGATACCTTTAGCCCGCCACGAACTGATTATCTGCGCGTTGATGGTGATGTGTAG
- the ptsP gene encoding phosphoenolpyruvate--protein phosphotransferase, translating to MSMVLRGTGGASGLALGPAHYWKRAVTVADPADEPVEAALARFHAAQHAAAHRLRSLAERQRAAGLREADLFDAQAMLVEDETLTEGVTTLVLEGKPLTSAIQAVVAQMQAAIADLDDNYLRERAADIAAVGVELLRALTGEQTPLFIPPGAIVIADDLTPAETVDLPLHVAGFATAGGGPTSHTVILARSRGVPAVVGIGDAILRIPAGVNVLLDGDAATVMIDPDEDALQAAQDRMAALQATRRRQMALRDQPGRLRDGRHIALRANIGRPAEARLAREYGAEGIGLFRTEFLFLDRETPPDEEEQYAAYRAVITELPDRPIVIRTLDVGGDKPLPYLPIAAEANPFLGVRGIRLSMQRPELFQAQVRALLRAAFHGDIWIMLPMIATLSDLAWARAQMLEAAAALVAAGIDHRPDPPLGIMIETPAAAVMADQLAREAAFFSIGSNDLAQYTLAVDRGHPTLAAHYRTDDPAVWRMIELAARAARQAGIPIGICGELGGEPEAAVALAGLGLDELSMAPARIPIVKEYLAQTSWAEAQAAAARMLGESQRSSQG from the coding sequence ATGAGCATGGTACTTCGTGGGACAGGTGGCGCTTCCGGTCTGGCTTTGGGTCCTGCCCACTACTGGAAACGGGCAGTGACTGTTGCCGATCCGGCTGACGAACCGGTAGAAGCAGCTCTAGCCCGTTTCCACGCTGCTCAACATGCAGCAGCCCACCGGTTACGATCATTAGCTGAACGACAACGTGCTGCCGGTTTGCGTGAAGCTGACCTATTTGATGCCCAGGCCATGCTGGTTGAAGATGAGACGTTAACCGAGGGCGTGACTACGCTGGTTTTGGAAGGAAAGCCATTAACATCGGCGATTCAGGCTGTGGTGGCTCAAATGCAGGCCGCGATTGCCGATCTCGATGACAACTACCTGCGCGAACGTGCTGCTGATATTGCCGCTGTTGGCGTGGAACTCCTGCGCGCACTCACCGGTGAACAGACTCCGCTGTTTATTCCTCCTGGCGCCATTGTGATTGCCGATGATTTGACACCAGCAGAGACGGTTGATCTGCCGCTGCATGTTGCTGGCTTTGCTACCGCCGGTGGTGGTCCAACCAGTCATACCGTTATTCTTGCTCGCTCGCGCGGGGTACCCGCTGTCGTCGGAATCGGTGATGCGATCTTGCGCATCCCTGCCGGTGTAAATGTGCTGCTTGATGGCGACGCTGCCACTGTCATGATTGATCCCGATGAGGATGCTCTACAGGCCGCACAAGACCGTATGGCAGCGTTACAGGCAACACGCCGTCGTCAGATGGCGCTGCGCGACCAACCCGGACGATTGCGTGATGGCCGCCATATCGCTTTGCGGGCGAACATTGGTCGTCCGGCTGAAGCGCGACTGGCTCGCGAATACGGTGCCGAAGGGATTGGCCTGTTTCGTACCGAGTTTCTCTTTCTTGATCGAGAGACCCCGCCCGATGAAGAAGAACAGTATGCGGCCTATCGTGCGGTTATAACCGAATTACCTGATCGCCCAATTGTGATTCGGACACTCGATGTTGGTGGCGATAAACCGCTGCCGTATCTTCCCATAGCTGCCGAGGCTAACCCGTTTCTTGGTGTTCGTGGTATACGTCTCTCGATGCAACGACCTGAACTTTTTCAGGCGCAAGTGCGGGCATTGCTCCGGGCTGCCTTTCACGGCGACATCTGGATTATGTTACCAATGATCGCAACCCTCTCAGATCTAGCTTGGGCTCGCGCTCAGATGTTGGAGGCCGCAGCAGCATTGGTTGCTGCAGGTATTGATCATCGTCCAGATCCGCCGCTTGGAATAATGATCGAAACACCGGCAGCAGCCGTTATGGCCGATCAACTTGCACGTGAAGCGGCATTTTTCAGCATCGGTAGTAATGATCTGGCTCAGTATACCCTGGCGGTTGACCGTGGCCATCCTACGCTAGCTGCTCACTATCGGACTGACGATCCGGCAGTCTGGCGTATGATTGAGCTGGCCGCTCGCGCCGCTCGCCAGGCTGGTATTCCGATCGGTATCTGTGGCGAACTCGGTGGCGAACCGGAAGCCGCTGTTGCTCTGGCCGGTTTAGGACTTGACGAATTGAGTATGGCGCCAGCGCGTATTCCGATTGTGAAAGAATACCTGGCCCAAACCTCGTGGGCCGAAGCTCAGGCTGCCGCTGCCCGCATGCTTGGGGAGAGTCAGCGTTCTTCGCAAGGATGA
- a CDS encoding HPr family phosphocarrier protein yields the protein MTEVILTVTNPVGLHARPAKLFVETVRAYKSTVTIQNLSRPQTKELPVTAFNLLQLGVRQGHQIRLRASGEDEAEVIAALTKLVEENFGE from the coding sequence ATGACTGAAGTAATATTGACCGTGACAAATCCGGTTGGTCTGCACGCACGTCCGGCTAAGCTTTTTGTTGAAACCGTTCGGGCGTACAAGAGTACGGTGACTATTCAGAATCTGAGTCGACCGCAAACGAAAGAGTTACCGGTGACTGCGTTCAATTTGTTACAGCTTGGTGTTCGTCAGGGTCATCAAATTCGCTTGCGGGCCAGTGGTGAAGATGAGGCTGAAGTGATTGCCGCCCTCACCAAACTGGTTGAAGAGAACTTTGGCGAGTAG
- the dhaM gene encoding dihydroxyacetone kinase phosphoryl donor subunit DhaM: protein MIGLLIVSHSARLAEGVQEFVGQISGGQIPIIAAGGASDGSLGTSVERILAGLEQLRSTDGILALVDLGSAVMSVETALEHFSGPPVHISNAPLVEGAYLAAVEASSSTATLEHVAAAALQARELIKVYE from the coding sequence ATGATAGGTCTCTTAATCGTCTCGCATAGCGCACGACTGGCAGAAGGCGTGCAGGAGTTTGTCGGTCAGATCAGCGGTGGTCAGATACCGATTATCGCTGCTGGTGGCGCCAGCGATGGTTCTCTTGGTACCAGTGTTGAACGTATTTTAGCTGGCCTTGAGCAGTTGCGTTCCACTGATGGCATTCTGGCCCTGGTTGATTTGGGGAGTGCCGTGATGAGCGTGGAAACTGCGTTAGAGCATTTTTCTGGTCCGCCAGTGCATATTAGTAATGCACCACTGGTAGAGGGGGCCTATCTGGCTGCGGTGGAAGCGTCAAGTAGTACCGCAACGCTCGAACACGTCGCTGCCGCAGCATTGCAAGCCCGTGAGTTGATCAAAGTGTACGAGTAA
- the dhaL gene encoding dihydroxyacetone kinase subunit DhaL has protein sequence MPITVEHVTHFLTAAAAIIHEHRDELTALDAAIGDADHGANLDRGFSAVLNRLPTVADKDIGTVLKTTGMTIVSTVGGASGPLYGTAFVRAGMALADRHEMSDEDVVLALEAALDGIIARGKAQRGEKTMVDALAPAIEALRTALAEGRSLGRALQQAAAAAEAGAKATIPMLAMKGRASYLGERSIGHQDPGATSTAYLLRALAMTCSRNEEVA, from the coding sequence ATGCCAATTACGGTAGAACACGTCACGCACTTTCTAACCGCGGCGGCGGCAATCATCCATGAACACCGCGATGAGCTTACCGCACTTGACGCTGCTATTGGCGACGCCGACCATGGGGCAAATCTTGATCGCGGGTTTTCGGCTGTACTTAACCGTCTGCCAACGGTTGCCGACAAAGATATTGGTACAGTCCTTAAAACAACTGGAATGACCATTGTCTCAACAGTTGGTGGTGCATCGGGGCCGCTGTACGGTACTGCTTTTGTGCGGGCTGGTATGGCACTCGCTGATCGCCACGAAATGAGCGATGAAGATGTTGTTCTCGCGCTAGAAGCGGCGTTAGATGGGATTATCGCACGTGGCAAAGCCCAGCGCGGCGAAAAGACAATGGTTGACGCACTGGCCCCAGCAATTGAAGCACTGCGCACCGCTCTGGCGGAAGGTCGATCATTGGGGCGTGCTTTGCAGCAGGCTGCGGCGGCAGCCGAAGCTGGTGCAAAAGCTACTATTCCAATGCTGGCGATGAAGGGACGTGCATCGTACCTTGGTGAGCGCAGCATCGGTCATCAGGACCCTGGAGCAACCTCGACAGCGTACCTGCTGCGAGCGCTGGCGATGACGTGTAGCCGAAATGAGGAGGTGGCATGA
- a CDS encoding glycosyltransferase family 2 protein, with protein sequence MNHEPLLKRPLLSVIIPCYNEAATLPIILNKVEAVDLDKEIIIIDDHSTDETPTLLAELSRSRPHLTVIRHPHNRGKGAAVRSGLAHARGEITIVQDADLEYDPQDYYELVKPIVEGRVNVVFGSRFLGRHTGMYFWNALGNKFLTFLTNFLFNCWISDMETCYKVVRTDILRDLQLESNDFRIEPEIAAKVLRRGHRIYEVPVSYLGRTYEEGKKMKPIQGIYAIFALFKYRFWW encoded by the coding sequence ATGAATCATGAACCACTATTAAAACGCCCACTTCTCTCGGTCATCATACCCTGCTACAACGAAGCGGCAACGTTGCCCATCATTCTCAACAAGGTTGAAGCAGTTGATCTCGATAAAGAGATCATCATTATCGATGATCACTCGACCGATGAGACACCGACACTGTTGGCCGAACTGTCTCGCTCTCGTCCGCATCTTACCGTAATTCGGCATCCGCACAATCGGGGTAAAGGCGCAGCCGTGCGCAGTGGTTTGGCTCACGCCCGTGGCGAAATTACGATTGTGCAAGATGCTGATCTGGAATATGATCCGCAGGATTATTATGAGTTGGTGAAACCTATCGTTGAAGGACGGGTGAACGTGGTGTTCGGTAGTCGATTTCTTGGCCGACATACCGGTATGTATTTTTGGAATGCCCTTGGAAATAAGTTTCTGACATTCCTGACCAACTTTTTGTTCAATTGCTGGATCTCAGATATGGAGACCTGCTATAAAGTTGTACGAACTGACATTCTGCGCGATTTGCAGCTTGAAAGTAACGATTTTCGGATCGAACCAGAAATCGCCGCAAAGGTATTACGGCGTGGTCACCGGATTTACGAAGTGCCGGTAAGCTATCTTGGCCGCACATACGAAGAGGGGAAGAAAATGAAACCAATTCAAGGCATCTACGCCATCTTTGCCCTCTTTAAGTATCGATTCTGGTGGTGA